A stretch of Astyanax mexicanus isolate ESR-SI-001 chromosome 21, AstMex3_surface, whole genome shotgun sequence DNA encodes these proteins:
- the LOC103042764 gene encoding UDP-glucuronosyltransferase 2C1-like isoform X2 yields MNGSTVFTCALVLTSLMVASIQAGNILVVPVDGSHWINMKVLIEALHAKGHKITVIRAAESWYITEKSHLYTSITIPMPGLLDEEFMKGYINRLLEIRREGSMFARLILEKEMWEKAGEMLEKEKKLVMRIVEDKKLVKSLKDAKYDLCLVDPAFLSGVIIGHFLKLPLVFNVRWIAGGEGHFAIAPSPLSYVPLPMLELPDRMTFFQRVFNVVMSLVTELQVKYFLEPDYNALCKQVLGPEANYFEIVQGADLWLFRGDFIFEFPRPTMPNIVYMSGFQCKPSKSLPRDLEDFVQSSGEHGVIIMSLGTLIEQLPRDVADAIAEAFAELPQKVIWRYKGERPSTLGNNTLLVDWMPQNDLLGHPKTRAFVAHGGTNGVQEAIYHGVPLVGFGLIWDQPDNLSKMKVRGAAKMVDIATLDKNSFLQTVKEVLHDPSYRENMQRLSRLHKDVPVKPLDNAVFWIEHVMRHGGAPHLRTESYKMPWYSYHSVDVLLFLLSVVSLIVFITYRVIRYCCCRLCMRRKNTKRE; encoded by the exons ATGAATGGAAGCACAGTGTTTACATGTGCTCTGGTCTTAACAAGTCTGATGGTAGCCTCGATCCAAGCAGGAAACATCCTGGTAGTTCCGGTTGATGGCAGCCATTGGATCAACATGAAAGTCTTGATTGAGGCACTTCATGCCAAAGGACACAAAATTACAGTGATACGAGCAGCAGAAAGCTGGTATATTACTGAAAAGTCCCATCTTTACACTTCCATCACCATACCGATGCCTGGGTTACTTGATGAGGAATTCATGAAAGGTTACATAAACAGGCTCCTGGAAATCCGGAGGGAGGGCTCCATGTTTGCTCGTCTGATCCTGGAAAAGGAGATGTGGGAAAAAGCAGGAGAAATGttggaaaaggagaaaaaactAGTGATGAGAATAGTTGAAGATAAGAAGTTGGTAAAATCTCTGAAAGATGCCAAATATGACTTGTGTCTTGTTGACCCTGCTTTCCTCAGTGGCGTCATTATCGGCCATTTTCTAAAACTACCTCTTGTTTTCAACGTTCGGTGGATAGCCGGAGGTGAAG GTCATTTTGCGATAGCCCCTTCCCCACTATCTTATGTGCCTCTGCCAATGCTGGAGTTACCTGATCGCATGACCTTTTTCCAGAGAGTATTTAACGTGGTCATGTCCCTTGTTACAGAGTTACAAGTCAAATATTTTCTAGAACCAGATTACAACGCACTGTGTAAACAAGTGTTGGGGCCTGAAGCAAATTACTTTGAAATAGTCCAAGGCGCAGATTTGTGGCTTTTCCGAGGTGATTTTATCTTTGAATTCCCAAGACCCACTATGCCAAACATTGTCTACATGAGCGGTTTCCAGTGCAAACCATCAAAGTCTCTTCCACGAGATCTTGAGGACTTTGTGCAGAGTTCTGGTGAACATGGTGTCATCATCATGTCTCTGGGCACGTTGATTGAACAGCTTCCTCGTGATGTTGCTGATGCAATAGCTGAAGCATTTGCAGAGCTTCCACAGAAAGTTATCTGGAGATACAAAGGAGAAAGACCATCAACCCTTGGGAACAACACTTTACTGGTGGACTGGATGCCTCAGAATGATCTCCTTGGTCACCCCAAGACCAGGGCCTTTGTGGCACATGGTGGAACTAATGGAGTTCAAGAAGCTATCTATCATGGAGTTCCTCTTGTTGGGTTTGGGCTCATCTGGGATCAGCCTGACAATCTTTCAAAAATGAAAGTGAGGGGAGCAGCTAAGATGGTGGACATTGCAACCTTGGACAAGAACTCCTTCCTCCAAACTGTAAAAGAAGTTCTTCATGATCCTTCATACCGGGAAAACATGCAGAGACTCTCCAGACTCCATAAAGACGTACCTGTAAAGCCCTTAGATAATGCTGTCTTCTGGATCGAGCATGTTATGAGGCATGGTGGTGCTCCTCATCTACGAACTGAATCTTACAAAATGCCCTGGTATTCTTATCACTCTGTTGATGTCCTGCTGTTCCTGCTGTCTGTAGTTTCATTAATAGTCTTTATTACGTACAGAGTCATCAGATATTGCTGCTGTAGGCTGTGCATGAGGAGGAAAAACACCAAACGAGAGTGA
- the LOC103043077 gene encoding UDP-glucuronosyltransferase 2C1 isoform X3, protein MNGNTVLTCALVLTSLMVASIKAGNILVVPVDGSHWINMKVLIEALHDKGHKITVIRAAESWYITEKSHLYTSITIPMPGLLDEKFIKTYVNRLLEIRREGSMFARLILEKEMWEKAGQMIEREKELIMRVVEDKQLVKSLKDSKYDLCLVDPASISGVIIGHFLQLPLVFNVRWLAMAEGHFAIAPSPLSYVPMPMMELSDRMTFFQRVFNMVMYTVTNLQLKYFLDPTYNALCEHIFGPGVNYYEIVQGADLWLYRSDFVFDFPRPTMPNIVYMSGFQCKPSKPLPGDLEDFVQSSGEHGVIIMSLGTLIEQLPRDVADAVAEAFAELPQKVIWRYKGERPSTLGNNTLLVDWMPQNDLLGHPKTRAFVAHGGTNGVQEAIYHGVPLVGFGLVWDQPDNLSKMKVRGAAKMVDIATLDKSSFLQTVKEVLHDPSYRENMQRLSRLHKDVPVKPLDNAVFWIEHVMRHGGAPHLRTESYKMPWYSYHSVDVLLFLLSVVSLIVFITYRVIRYCCCRLCMRRKTTKRE, encoded by the coding sequence ATGAATGGAAACACAGTGTTAACATGTGCTCTAGTCTTAACGAGTCTGATGGTAGCCTCGATCAAAGCAGGAAACATCCTGGTAGTTCCGGTTGATGGCAGCCATTGGATCAACATGAAAGTCTTGATTGAGGCACTTCATGACAAAGGACACAAAATTACAGTGATACGAGCAGCAGAAAGCTGGTATATTACTGAAAAGTCCCATCTTTACACTTCCATCACCATACCGATGCCTGGGTTACTTGATGAGAAATTCATAAAGACTTATGTAAACAGACTCTTGGAAATCCGGAGGGAGGGCTCCATGTTTGCTCGCTTGATACTGGAAAAGGAGATGTGGGAAAAAGCAGGACaaatgatagaaagagagaaggaactGATAATGAGAGTAGTTGAGGACAAGCAGTTGGTGAAATCCTTGAAAGACTCCAAATATGACTTGTGTCTTGTTGACCCTGCTTCAATTAGTGGGGTCATTATCGGCCATTTTCTACAACTACCTCTTGTTTTCAACGTTCGGTGGCTAGCTATGGCTGAAGGTCATTTTGCGATAGCCCCTTCCCCACTATCTTATGTTCCTATGCCAATGATGGAGTTATCCGATCGCATGACCTTTTTCCAGAGAGTATTTAACATGGTCATGTACACTGTTACAAATTTACAACTTAAGTATTTTCTGGATCCAACCTACAACGCACTGTGTGAACACATTTTTGGTCCAGGAGTAAACTACTATGAAATCGTTCAAGGAGCAGATTTATGGCTCTACAGAAGTGACTTTGTTTTTGATTTTCCACGACCCACTATGCCAAACATTGTCTACATGAGCGGTTTCCAGTGCAAACCATCAAAGCCTCTTCCAGGAGATCTTGAGGACTTTGTGCAGAGTTCTGGTGAACATGGTGTCATCATCATGTCTCTGGGCACGTTGATTGAACAGCTTCCTCGTGATGTTGCTGATGCAGTAGCTGAAGCATTTGCAGAGCTTCCACAGAAAGTTATCTGGAGATACAAAGGAGAAAGACCATCAACCCTTGGGAACAACACTTTACTGGTGGACTGGATGCCTCAGAATGATCTCCTTGGTCACCCCAAGACCAGGGCCTTTGTGGCACATGGTGGAACTAATGGAGTTCAAGAAGCTATCTATCATGGAGTTCCTCTTGTTGGGTTCGGGCTTGTCTGGGATCAGCCTGACAATCTTTCAAAAATGAAAGTTAGGGGAGCAGCTAAGATGGTGGACATTGCAACCTTGGACAAGAGCTCCTTCCTCCAAACTGTAAAAGAAGTTCTTCATGATCCTTCATACCGGGAAAACATGCAGAGACTCTCCAGACTCCATAAAGACGTACCTGTAAAGCCCTTAGATAATGCTGTCTTCTGGATCGAGCATGTTATGAGGCATGGTGGTGCTCCTCATCTACGAACTGAATCTTACAAAATGCCCTGGTATTCTTATCACTCTGTTGATGTCCTGCTGTTCCTGCTGTCTGTAGTTTCATTAATAGTCTTTATCACGTACAGAGTCATCAGATATTGCTGCTGTAGGCTGTGCATGAGGAGGAAAACCACCAAACGAGAGTGA
- the LOC125780384 gene encoding UDP-glucuronosyltransferase 2C1-like, with amino-acid sequence MNESTLFTCALVLTSLMVASIKAGNILVVPVDGSHWINMKVLIEALHDKGHKITVIRAAESWYITEKSHLYTSITIQNPGLFDEEIIEGYINRLLEIRREGSIFARLMLEKEMWEKEREILEYDKELVMSIVKNKQLVKSLKDAKFDLCLVDPASVNGAIIGHFLKLPLVFNVRWLTHGEGHFAIAPSPLSYVPVQMQELPDRMSFFQRVFNGVMYIVTNLQVKYFLEPTYNALCDRVFGPGVNYYEIVQGADLWLFRSDFVFDFPRPTMPNIVYMSGFQCKPSKPLPGDLEDFVQSSGEHGVIIMSLGTFIEKLPRDVADAVAEAFAELPQKVIWRYKGERPSTLGNNTLLVDWMPQNDLLGHPKTRAFVAHGGTNGVQEAIYHGVPLVGLGLIWDQPDNLLKMKVRGAAKMVNLATLDKNSFLQTVKEVLHDPSYRENMQRLSRLHKDVPVKPLDNAVFWIEHVMRHGGAPHLRTESYKMPWYSYHSVDVLLFLLSVVSLIVFITYRVIRYCCCRLCMRRKTNKRE; translated from the coding sequence ATGAATGAAAGCACACTGTTTACATGTGCTCTGGTCTTAACGAGTCTGATGGTAGCCTCGATCAAAGCAGGAAACATCCTGGTAGTCCCAGTCGATGGCAGCCATTGGATCAACATGAAAGTCTTGATTGAGGCACTTCATGACAAAGGACACAAAATTACAGTGATACGAGCAGCAGAAAGCTGGTATATTACTGAAAAGTCCCATCTTTACACTTCCATCACCATCCAAAATCCTGGGCTGTTTGATGAGGAAATAATAGAAGGTTACATAAACAGGCTTTTAGAAATCCGGAGGGAGGGCTCCATCTTTGCTCGCCTGATGCTGGAGAAGGAGATGTGGGAAAAAGAACGAGAAATTCTGGAATATGATAAGGAACTGGTGATGAGCATAGTTAAGAACAAGCAGTTGGTGAAATCCTTGAAAGATGCAAAATTTGACTTGTGTCTTGTTGACCCTGCTTCAGTTAATGGTGCTATTATAGGACACTTTCTAAAACTACCTCTTGTTTTCAACGTTCGTTGGCTTACCCATGGTGAAGGTCATTTTGCGATAGCCCCTTCACCACTATCTTATGTTCCTGTGCAAATGCAGGAGTTACCAGATCGCATGAGCTTTTTCCAAAGAGTATTTAACGGGGTCATGTACATTGTTACAAATTTACAAGTAAAGTATTTTCTGGAGCCAACCTACAACGCACTGTGTGATCGTGTTTTTGGTCCAGGAGTAAACTACTATGAAATCGTTCAAGGAGCAGATTTATGGCTTTTCAGAAGTGACTTTGTTTTTGATTTTCCACGACCCACTATGCCAAACATTGTCTACATGAGCGGTTTCCAGTGCAAACCATCAAAGCCTCTTCCAGGAGATCTTGAGGACTTTGTGCAGAGTTCTGGTGAACATGGTGTCATCATCATGTCTCTGGGTACATTCATTGAAAAGCTTCCTCGTGATGTTGCTGATGCAGTAGCTGAAGCATTTGCAGAGCTTCCACAGAAAGTTATCTGGAGATACAAAGGAGAAAGACCATCAACCCTTGGGAACAACACTTTACTGGTGGACTGGATGCCTCAGAATGATCTCCTTGGTCACCCCAAGACCAGGGCCTTTGTGGCACATGGTGGAACTAATGGAGTTCAAGAAGCTATCTATCATGGAGTTCCTCTTGTTGGTTTGGGGCTCATCTGGGATCAGCCTGACAATCTTTTAAAAATGAAAGTTAGGGGAGCAGCTAAGATGGTTAACTTGGCAACCTTGGACAAGAACTCCTTCCTCCAAACTGTAAAAGAAGTTCTTCATGATCCTTCATACCGGGAAAACATGCAGAGACTCTCCAGACTCCATAAAGACGTACCTGTAAAGCCCTTAGATAATGCTGTCTTCTGGATTGAGCATGTTATGAGGCATGGTGGTGCTCCTCATCTACGAACTGAATCTTACAAAATGCCCTGGTATTCTTATCACTCTGTTGATGTCCTGCTGTTCCTGCTGTCTGTAGTTTCATTAATAGTCTTTATTACGTACAGAGTCATCAGATATTGCTGCTGTAGGCTGTGCATGAGGAGGAAAACCAACAAACGAGAGTga
- the LOC103042764 gene encoding UDP-glucuronosyltransferase 2C1-like isoform X1 codes for MNGSTVFTCALVLTSLMVASIQAGNILVVPVDGSHWINMKVLIEALHAKGHKITVIRAAESWYITEKSHLYTSITIPMPGLLDEEFMKGYINRLLEIRREGSMFARLILEKEMWEKAGEMLEKEKKLVMRIVEDKKLVKSLKDAKYDLCLVDPAFLSGVIIGHFLKLPLVFNVRWIAGGEGHFAIAPSPLSYVPMPMLELSDRMTFFQRVFNMVMYTVLNLQVKYFLEPTYNALCDRVFGPGVNYYEIVQGADLWLFRSDFVFDFPRPTMPNIVYMSGFQCKPSKPLPGDLEDFVQSSGEHGVIIMSLGTLIEQLPRDVADAIAEAFAELPQKVIWRYKGERPSTLGNNTLLVDWMPQNDLLGHPKTRAFVAHGGTNGVQEAIYHGVPLVGFGLIWDQPDNLSKMKVRGAAKMVDIATLDKSSFLQTVKEVLHDPSYRENMQRLSRLHKDVPVKPLDNAVFWIEHVMRHGGAPHLRTESYKMPWYSYHSVDVLLFLLSVVSLIVFITYRVIRYCCCRLCMRRKTTKRE; via the coding sequence ATGAATGGAAGCACAGTGTTTACATGTGCTCTGGTCTTAACAAGTCTGATGGTAGCCTCGATCCAAGCAGGAAACATCCTGGTAGTTCCGGTTGATGGCAGCCATTGGATCAACATGAAAGTCTTGATTGAGGCACTTCATGCCAAAGGACACAAAATTACAGTGATACGAGCAGCAGAAAGCTGGTATATTACTGAAAAGTCCCATCTTTACACTTCCATCACCATACCGATGCCTGGGTTACTTGATGAGGAATTCATGAAAGGTTACATAAACAGGCTCCTGGAAATCCGGAGGGAGGGCTCCATGTTTGCTCGTCTGATCCTGGAAAAGGAGATGTGGGAAAAAGCAGGAGAAATGttggaaaaggagaaaaaactAGTGATGAGAATAGTTGAAGATAAGAAGTTGGTAAAATCTCTGAAAGATGCCAAATATGACTTGTGTCTTGTTGACCCTGCTTTCCTCAGTGGCGTCATTATCGGCCATTTTCTAAAACTACCTCTTGTTTTCAACGTTCGGTGGATAGCCGGAGGTGAAGGTCATTTTGCGATAGCCCCTTCACCACTATCTTATGTTCCTATGCCAATGCTGGAGTTATCCGATCGCATGACCTTTTTCCAGAGAGTATTTAACATGGTCATGTACACTGTTCTGAATTTACAAGTAAAGTATTTTCTGGAGCCAACCTACAACGCACTGTGTGATCGTGTTTTTGGTCCAGGAGTAAACTACTATGAAATCGTTCAAGGAGCAGATTTATGGCTTTTCAGAAGTGACTTTGTTTTTGATTTTCCACGACCCACTATGCCAAACATTGTCTACATGAGCGGTTTCCAGTGCAAACCATCAAAGCCTCTTCCAGGAGATCTTGAGGACTTTGTGCAGAGTTCTGGTGAACATGGCGTCATCATCATGTCTCTGGGCACGTTGATTGAACAGCTTCCTCGTGATGTTGCTGATGCAATAGCTGAAGCATTTGCAGAGCTTCCACAGAAAGTTATCTGGAGATACAAAGGAGAAAGACCATCAACCCTTGGAAACAACACTTTACTGGTGGACTGGATGCCTCAGAATGATCTCCTTGGTCACCCCAAGACCAGGGCCTTTGTGGCACATGGTGGAACTAATGGAGTTCAAGAAGCTATCTATCATGGAGTTCCTCTTGTTGGGTTCGGGCTCATCTGGGATCAGCCTGACAATCTTTCAAAAATGAAAGTGAGGGGAGCAGCTAAGATGGTGGACATTGCAACCTTGGACAAGAGCTCCTTCCTCCAAACTGTAAAAGAAGTTCTTCATGATCCTTCATACCGGGAAAACATGCAGAGACTCTCCAGACTCCATAAAGACGTACCTGTAAAGCCCTTAGATAATGCTGTCTTCTGGATCGAGCATGTTATGAGGCATGGTGGTGCTCCTCATCTACGAACTGAATCTTACAAAATGCCCTGGTATTCTTATCACTCTGTTGATGTCCTGCTGTTCCTGCTGTCTGTAGTTTCATTAATAGTCTTTATTACGTACAGAGTCATCAGATATTGCTGCTGTAGGCTGTGCATGAGGAGGAAAACCACCAAACGAGAGTGA
- the LOC103042764 gene encoding UDP-glucuronosyltransferase 2C1-like isoform X3, which produces MNGSTVLKCALVLASLIASIQAGNILVVPVDGSHWVNMKILIEALHAKGHNITVIRAADSWYITEKSPLYTSITIQSPGLFDQEFMKGYINRLLEIRRDGSTFARLMLEKEMWEKAGEMIVKEKKLVMEIVEDKQLVQTLKDAKYDLCLVDPALISGILIGGFLKLPLVFNVRWTVHGEGHFAIAPSPLSYVPLPMLELPDRMTFFQRVFNVVMSLVTELQVKYFLEPDYNALCKQVLGPEANYFEIVQGADLWLFRGDFIFEFPRPTMPNIVYMSGFQCKPSKSLPRDLEDFVQSSGEHGVIIMSLGTLIEQLPRDVADAIAEAFAELPQKVIWRYKGERPSTLGNNTLLVDWMPQNDLLGHPKTRAFVAHGGTNGVQEAIYHGVPLVGFGLIWDQPDNLSKMKVRGAAKMVDIATLDKNSFLQTVKEVLHDPSYRENMQRLSRLHKDVPVKPLDNAVFWIEHVMRHGGAPHLRTESYKMPWYSYHSVDVLLFLLSVVSLIVFITYRVIRYCCCRLCMRRKNTKRE; this is translated from the coding sequence ATGAATGGAAGCACAGTCCTAAAATGTGCTCTGGTCTTGGCAAGTCTGATAGCCTCTATCCAAGCAGGAAACATCCTGGTAGTTCCGGTTGATGGAAGCCATTGGGTCAACATGAAAATCCTGATTGAGGCACTTCATGCCAAAGGGCACAATATTACAGTGATACGAGCAGCAGATAGTTGGTATATTACTGAAAAATCCCCTCTTTACACTTCCATCACCATCCAAAGTCCTGGGCTGTTTGACCAGGAATTCATGAAAGGTTACATAAACAGACTCTTGGAAATCCGGAGGGATGGTTCCACCTTTGCTCGTCTGATGCTGGAGAAGGAGATGTGGGAAAAAGCAGGAGAAATGATTGTAAAAGAGAAGAAACTAGTGATGGAAATAGTTGAGGACAAGCAGTTAGTACAAACATTAAAAGATGCCAAATATGATTTGTGTCTTGTTGACCCCGCTTTGATTAGTGGCATCCTTATAGGTGGCTTTCTAAAACTGCCTCTTGTTTTTAATGTTCGGTGGACGGTTCATGGTGAAGGTCATTTTGCGATAGCCCCTTCCCCACTATCTTATGTGCCTCTGCCAATGCTGGAGTTACCTGATCGCATGACCTTTTTCCAGAGAGTATTTAACGTGGTCATGTCCCTTGTTACAGAGTTACAAGTCAAATATTTTCTAGAACCAGATTACAACGCACTGTGTAAACAAGTGTTGGGGCCTGAAGCAAATTACTTTGAAATAGTCCAAGGCGCAGATTTGTGGCTTTTCCGAGGTGATTTTATCTTTGAATTCCCAAGACCCACTATGCCAAACATTGTCTACATGAGCGGTTTCCAGTGCAAACCATCAAAGTCTCTTCCACGAGATCTTGAGGACTTTGTGCAGAGTTCTGGTGAACATGGTGTCATCATCATGTCTCTGGGCACGTTGATTGAACAGCTTCCTCGTGATGTTGCTGATGCAATAGCTGAAGCATTTGCAGAGCTTCCACAGAAAGTTATCTGGAGATACAAAGGAGAAAGACCATCAACCCTTGGGAACAACACTTTACTGGTGGACTGGATGCCTCAGAATGATCTCCTTGGTCACCCCAAGACCAGGGCCTTTGTGGCACATGGTGGAACTAATGGAGTTCAAGAAGCTATCTATCATGGAGTTCCTCTTGTTGGGTTTGGGCTCATCTGGGATCAGCCTGACAATCTTTCAAAAATGAAAGTGAGGGGAGCAGCTAAGATGGTGGACATTGCAACCTTGGACAAGAACTCCTTCCTCCAAACTGTAAAAGAAGTTCTTCATGATCCTTCATACCGGGAAAACATGCAGAGACTCTCCAGACTCCATAAAGACGTACCTGTAAAGCCCTTAGATAATGCTGTCTTCTGGATCGAGCATGTTATGAGGCATGGTGGTGCTCCTCATCTACGAACTGAATCTTACAAAATGCCCTGGTATTCTTATCACTCTGTTGATGTCCTGCTGTTCCTGCTGTCTGTAGTTTCATTAATAGTCTTTATTACGTACAGAGTCATCAGATATTGCTGCTGTAGGCTGTGCATGAGGAGGAAAAACACCAAACGAGAGTGA